From the Toxoplasma gondii ME49 chromosome VIIa, whole genome shotgun sequence genome, one window contains:
- a CDS encoding hypothetical protein (encoded by transcript TGME49_202568) — protein sequence MSRYDAAIGGRLILKGKGLPSNEKKKKKKRKRDDDDDACEVKREKVERFGEEQEDKRYKERNAEAEETCEERYPVGDEEVDEDLLLLEEEQNPNWTPAEKAFRLAQKKREKDRVNERLKLTHRQRMEKLNIHLASLSEHFDQPRVGPG from the exons ATGTCGCGGTACGACGCCGCGATCGGGGGGCGCCTCATCCTCAAGGGGAAGGGCCTGCCgtcgaacgagaagaagaagaaaaagaagagaaagagagacgacgacgacgacgcgTGCGAGgtgaagcgcgagaaagtcgagagattcggagaagaacaagaagacaagagatACAAGgaacgaaacgcagaagctgaagaaaccTGTGAGGAGCGGTACCCCgtaggagacgaagaag tCGACGAGGATCTTCTGCtcctcgaagaagagcagaatcCGAACTGGACGCCCGCGGAGAAAGCCTTCCGGCTggcacagaaaaagagagaaaaggatcGCGTGAACGAGAGACTGAAGTTGACTCATCGTCAAAGAATGGAAAAGCTGAACATTCATCTGGCTTCGCTTTCAGAAC ATTTCGACCAGCCTCGCGTTGGCCCCGGCTAG